GAATGCGGCGGGCTGCGATGTGTACCTTTTGTCCATTGCCGGACAAAGTCAGTGTATCGTCATGACTGGATTGTTCGTGCAGGCGGACGAAGTTTTTGTCGGAGGCGGGAAATATCAGACGGCTGTAATGGATAAAGCCGAAATCATCGGCGCTTGCTTGTTGTAGCTGAACAAAACAGAAGTCCGATCTGCTTTCACTGAGTTCTTCTATACATTCCAACGGTGTGCCGTTGGGGATTTTTGCCAAAACTTTGGCATTCAAATCGGGTCTTTTGCGCAAGTTGGTGTGTCCGTCGGCATCATGCACCAAGGCAAAGCCGTTCGGCGGCGCGGCATGGGTTAGGGCGGAACACAATAATAGGAGAGCAGCTAAGTAACGCATTTTTATCTTTTCTTTTAGTTTTCAGACGACCTTTTCGAGCGATATTTATAGCGCAGCATTCCATAAATAGCGGCGCTGGAATTTACCGTCCTTAAATATAAAGCAGACATCGAAACTACCGGCGCCCGAGCCTTGTCTGCCAAATAGATAGAGCCTCTTATCGATGCTGCGGTAATAGGCTTCCCAGCGGTCGTACACCTGGCTATCGCGTGCGGTGGCGGCAAAATCGGGCGAGAACAGTCCTTGCAGTTCGGCAGCGGGAACCGCTTGACCGTTTAGCGTGATACGTTCAAGCGCAAATACG
This genomic interval from Neisseria sp. Marseille-Q5346 contains the following:
- a CDS encoding SH3 domain-containing protein, giving the protein MRYLAALLLLCSALTHAAPPNGFALVHDADGHTNLRKRPDLNAKVLAKIPNGTPLECIEELSESRSDFCFVQLQQASADDFGFIHYSRLIFPASDKNFVRLHEQSSHDDTLTLSGNGQKVHIAARRIHPKRSDFSGISKDKYTARLYQGKPYYGIDSMIPKSVFALERITLNGQAVPAAELQGLFSPDFAATARSSNVYQGWKAYYRHSDKTLYLFGRQGSDGDPFGVCFIFKDGKFQRRYLWGAAI